A single window of Leptolyngbya ohadii IS1 DNA harbors:
- a CDS encoding helix-turn-helix domain-containing protein produces the protein MKNPLASKQTVHYSSPEALSPEVSSLESVSPKAPASEIAASGISASEISALEAAPQKLPSILPRLIRETRQRLGLTQTQFAAKLGVSFLSVNRWENGHHQPLPIVLKQIELLLQGMGTEGQDLLEQYSAKFIRKD, from the coding sequence ATGAAGAATCCACTTGCGAGCAAGCAGACTGTTCATTATTCCTCTCCAGAGGCTTTGTCTCCAGAAGTTTCATCTTTAGAGAGCGTCTCTCCAAAAGCTCCAGCCTCAGAAATTGCAGCTTCAGGGATTTCTGCTTCAGAAATTTCTGCCTTAGAGGCAGCGCCGCAAAAACTGCCGTCTATTCTTCCCCGGTTAATCCGTGAAACCCGACAGCGCCTGGGACTAACCCAAACTCAATTTGCAGCAAAGTTAGGGGTCTCGTTCCTGAGTGTCAATCGCTGGGAAAACGGACATCATCAGCCCTTACCCATCGTTTTGAAGCAAATTGAGTTGCTGTTGCAGGGCATGGGAACCGAGGGGCAGGACTTACTGGAGCAATATTCAGCGAAGTTTATCCGCAAGGATTGA
- a CDS encoding PAS domain S-box protein, whose protein sequence is MPFLSRAPFLNVRRWWIVLPFAFLLLLLAHGVALIYRVQPAVSLWFPPSGVAIVLTMWLGPIGVVLTGLSSIVMAPLWGSDGWYRFTGITDAIEPLIAWCLYRQFFRGSLLLKGLRNVVAFLVSVPLLACASSAILGTTVLVGLGRIPGDRLAQVIGHWWLGNAIGTMAIVPTALLLFTPFLYRSGWLAKSSFMLEAKLFDPDDPVPFPLAQIFRSASWSELLILLVASGVAAGLTVIESQHADYSFQLFSLLSFVPILWTATRFGVTGGMTIASFCVALTLLAYIIVYPKALMLPAFPVSTGVLNIHKFSLLVQCVVSLCVGTAMTERAAAQVALAVERVRAKESQARASLAEQLVQLNASLSEANQQLQQSEERFRTSVENMLDCFAIYSTIRDESGKIVDFRTEYVNPAACLNNRMTKEEQLGRRLCELLPNYKASGLFDEYCRVVETGEPLVSDSVVYEDDYNGEYLRRTFELRAVKLEDGIAATWRNITDRKAAEDELFRRKQEFMALVENSPDVVSRLDRELRHLYVSPAVVRVTGLQPENFIGKSHRDLGFSQKQYETWQAVIGQVFKTGREQAIEFELDAPNGESRFYQARFVPEFDLNHKVESVLGVTRDITDLKRTEEALRRSEELSRTVLRNFPNGAVMMFDHDLRYTLAEGTALEQGGLTPQDVENRLMRDVLPPETYNQLEPLYRDALRGVFTLDEIWFADRLYLIHVLPVKNDRSEISAGMMIIQDITEQDAAERERQKAEAALRQSETRFSRLAENVPGVIYQLWMLPDGGDRFNYISSGCLDLYEVEADILLQTTAPAWNAIHPDDLEAFKRSIAEAIEHNQQWYFQWRIVTPSGKLKWVQGRARSERRSDGTIIWDGLLLDVTERKQAEEALTASEARLRSVIDSNLIGVFFGSLEGAISDANQAFLQITGYSREDLEQGELCWAELTPPEYFDRMQTGADEIRTLGTCTPFEKEFIRKDGSRIWVEIGGAMIGNGEGVGYVLDLTERKRIESERAQLLAREQAARKQAEAASRTKDEFLAIVSHELRSPLSAMLGWSRLLVTRKMDETTTRKALEAIERNAQAQTQLIEDLLDISRIIRGKVRLYTRPVNLVQVVEAAIDTVRPTADTKSIGLNLQVDASASIKVSGDPDRLQQVIWNLLSNGIKFTPKGGQVTAKLSIVTQARITQQQQQAVWQQAILSSSESPPLTPDTAYAQIQIIDTGKGISEEFLPYVFDRFRQAESATTRSYGGLGLGLAIVRNLVELHGGFIQAESEGEGKGATFTVYLPLLPNPDSETEVAPATAIPAAANLEGICALVVDDEADVRELIMTILEQYGMRVLTAGSVREALEKLDHEQPDVLLSDIGMPLEDGYALIRQVRAKSDDRIKQIPAAAITAFAREEDRMQAINAGFQVHISKPLDPARLITVVTSLVNRRR, encoded by the coding sequence GTGCCATTCCTGTCCCGCGCTCCGTTTCTTAATGTCAGACGCTGGTGGATTGTTCTTCCATTTGCGTTTCTGCTGCTGCTGCTCGCTCATGGTGTCGCTCTGATTTACCGGGTACAGCCTGCGGTCTCCCTATGGTTTCCACCTTCTGGCGTGGCGATCGTTCTGACAATGTGGTTAGGACCGATCGGTGTGGTGCTGACGGGATTAAGCTCAATTGTGATGGCTCCCCTCTGGGGCAGTGATGGCTGGTATCGCTTCACTGGAATAACAGACGCGATCGAACCTTTGATTGCCTGGTGTCTATACCGTCAGTTTTTTCGAGGTTCGCTGCTGCTGAAGGGACTCCGCAACGTGGTTGCCTTCCTGGTCAGTGTGCCGCTGCTTGCCTGTGCCTCTTCGGCGATCCTGGGAACGACGGTTCTGGTGGGGCTGGGTCGGATTCCAGGCGATCGATTAGCGCAGGTCATTGGTCACTGGTGGCTTGGCAATGCGATCGGTACGATGGCGATTGTGCCCACAGCACTGCTGCTGTTTACGCCTTTCCTGTATCGATCGGGTTGGTTGGCGAAGTCCAGTTTTATGCTGGAAGCAAAGCTGTTTGATCCAGATGATCCCGTTCCCTTTCCCCTGGCTCAGATTTTTCGCAGCGCGTCCTGGTCGGAACTGCTGATTTTGCTCGTTGCCTCTGGGGTTGCGGCAGGATTAACAGTGATCGAGAGCCAGCACGCAGACTATTCATTTCAGCTTTTCTCGCTGCTGAGCTTTGTGCCCATTCTCTGGACTGCTACCCGCTTTGGGGTGACAGGTGGAATGACGATCGCCTCTTTCTGCGTGGCGTTAACCCTGCTGGCGTATATCATCGTTTATCCCAAGGCGCTCATGCTGCCTGCTTTCCCGGTTTCTACGGGAGTGCTCAACATCCACAAATTCAGTTTGCTGGTGCAGTGCGTCGTGAGTTTATGTGTGGGAACTGCCATGACGGAACGGGCAGCGGCACAGGTCGCTCTGGCAGTCGAACGGGTGCGGGCAAAGGAGAGTCAGGCGAGGGCATCTCTAGCAGAACAGCTTGTGCAGCTCAATGCATCCCTGAGTGAGGCTAATCAGCAGCTTCAGCAGAGCGAGGAGCGGTTTCGCACGTCCGTTGAGAATATGCTGGACTGCTTTGCGATCTATTCCACCATTCGGGACGAGTCTGGCAAAATCGTGGACTTCAGAACGGAATACGTGAATCCGGCGGCTTGCCTGAACAACCGCATGACCAAGGAGGAGCAGCTCGGCAGACGATTGTGCGAACTGTTGCCGAACTACAAAGCATCGGGCTTATTTGACGAATACTGCCGTGTCGTGGAGACGGGAGAACCGCTGGTGAGCGATTCCGTGGTCTACGAAGATGACTACAACGGGGAGTATTTGCGGCGCACTTTTGAACTGCGGGCAGTCAAGCTGGAAGATGGTATCGCTGCCACCTGGCGTAATATCACCGATCGTAAGGCAGCAGAGGATGAGCTGTTTCGCCGCAAGCAAGAGTTTATGGCGCTGGTGGAAAATTCGCCGGACGTGGTATCTCGACTGGATCGGGAATTACGGCACCTCTACGTTAGCCCTGCGGTGGTGCGGGTAACGGGACTTCAGCCGGAGAACTTTATCGGCAAGAGTCACCGGGATCTGGGCTTTTCCCAGAAGCAGTACGAAACCTGGCAAGCCGTGATTGGACAGGTATTTAAGACTGGTCGGGAACAGGCGATCGAATTTGAGCTGGATGCGCCAAACGGTGAGAGTCGCTTTTATCAGGCTCGCTTTGTACCGGAGTTTGACCTGAATCATAAAGTAGAGTCCGTGCTGGGCGTGACGCGGGATATTACTGACCTGAAACGAACGGAAGAGGCTTTGCGCCGTAGTGAAGAACTGTCGCGAACCGTGCTGCGAAACTTCCCCAATGGCGCAGTGATGATGTTTGACCACGATTTGCGCTACACCCTGGCGGAAGGGACAGCGCTGGAGCAGGGAGGCTTAACGCCACAGGATGTTGAGAATCGGCTGATGCGGGATGTGCTGCCGCCGGAAACCTATAATCAGCTCGAACCGCTCTACCGGGATGCCCTGCGGGGTGTGTTTACGCTGGACGAAATCTGGTTTGCCGATCGCCTCTATCTGATCCATGTCCTGCCTGTGAAGAACGATCGCAGCGAAATCAGTGCAGGAATGATGATTATTCAGGATATTACGGAGCAAGATGCGGCGGAGCGAGAACGTCAGAAAGCCGAGGCTGCCCTGCGTCAGTCGGAGACGCGCTTTTCCCGTTTGGCAGAAAACGTTCCGGGGGTTATCTACCAGTTATGGATGCTGCCGGATGGAGGCGATCGATTTAACTACATCAGTTCTGGATGTCTGGATCTGTATGAGGTGGAAGCGGATATTCTCCTGCAAACAACGGCTCCTGCCTGGAATGCAATCCACCCCGATGATCTGGAAGCATTCAAACGATCGATTGCAGAAGCGATTGAGCACAATCAGCAGTGGTACTTCCAGTGGCGCATTGTCACGCCTTCGGGCAAGTTGAAATGGGTGCAGGGTCGGGCAAGGTCGGAGCGGCGATCGGACGGTACCATTATCTGGGATGGGCTTTTGCTGGACGTGACGGAGCGGAAGCAGGCAGAAGAAGCACTGACCGCCAGTGAAGCTCGGCTGCGAAGCGTGATTGACTCGAACCTGATCGGTGTCTTTTTCGGATCGCTGGAAGGTGCCATTAGCGACGCAAACCAGGCATTCCTGCAAATTACAGGCTACAGCCGCGAGGATCTGGAACAGGGAGAACTGTGCTGGGCAGAACTGACGCCGCCCGAATATTTCGACCGAATGCAGACGGGAGCCGATGAGATTCGGACTTTGGGCACCTGTACCCCCTTCGAGAAAGAGTTTATTCGCAAGGACGGTAGCCGCATCTGGGTTGAAATTGGCGGTGCCATGATCGGCAATGGGGAAGGTGTAGGCTATGTGCTGGATCTGACGGAACGCAAGCGCATCGAATCGGAACGCGCCCAGTTGCTTGCACGGGAACAGGCAGCCCGCAAACAGGCAGAAGCCGCCAGCCGGACAAAGGATGAATTTCTGGCAATTGTTTCCCACGAACTGCGATCGCCCTTAAGTGCCATGCTGGGCTGGTCACGGCTGCTGGTGACGCGCAAGATGGACGAAACAACCACGCGCAAAGCCCTGGAGGCGATCGAGCGCAACGCCCAAGCGCAGACTCAGCTCATTGAAGACCTGCTGGACATCTCGCGGATTATTCGCGGCAAGGTGCGGCTGTACACCCGTCCGGTGAATCTGGTGCAGGTAGTAGAAGCGGCAATTGATACGGTGCGCCCCACAGCCGATACAAAATCCATCGGGCTAAATTTGCAGGTTGATGCATCCGCTTCGATTAAAGTGTCGGGCGATCCCGATCGGCTTCAGCAGGTGATCTGGAATTTGCTATCCAACGGCATTAAGTTCACGCCCAAGGGCGGGCAGGTGACAGCCAAGCTCTCGATCGTTACGCAGGCACGCATCACTCAGCAACAGCAGCAGGCAGTCTGGCAGCAGGCAATCCTCAGCTCCTCAGAATCTCCGCCTTTAACCCCCGATACAGCATATGCCCAGATCCAGATAATCGATACCGGAAAAGGCATCAGCGAAGAATTTCTGCCCTATGTGTTCGATCGCTTCCGGCAGGCAGAAAGTGCAACGACTCGCAGCTATGGCGGCTTGGGACTGGGACTGGCGATCGTGCGAAATCTGGTGGAGCTACACGGTGGCTTTATCCAGGCGGAAAGCGAGGGAGAAGGCAAGGGGGCAACGTTTACGGTTTATCTGCCGCTGCTGCCCAATCCCGACTCGGAGACGGAGGTTGCGCCTGCTACAGCGATTCCGGCGGCTGCGAATTTGGAAGGTATCTGCGCCCTGGTGGTAGACGATGAGGCGGATGTGCGGGAGCTGATTATGACGATCCTGGAGCAGTACGGGATGCGCGTTCTCACGGCGGGATCGGTGCGGGAGGCTCTGGAAAAACTGGATCACGAACAGCCGGACGTTTTGCTGAGCGATATCGGGATGCCCCTAGAAGATGGCTATGCGCTAATTCGGCAGGTTCGGGCAAAATCGGACGATCGGATTAAACAGATTCCTGCTGCTGCGATTACGGCATTTGCGCGGGAGGAGGATCGAATGCAGGCAATCAATGCCGGATTTCAAGTTCACATTTCTAAGCCGCTTGACCCTGCGCGGTTGATTACGGTTGTGACGAGTTTAGTGAATCGGCGAAGGTAG
- the pgmB gene encoding beta-phosphoglucomutase has translation MTSITTLPNSFPSVSQLIRGVIFDLDGVLTDTSEFHYRAWQRLADEAGLPFDREANESLRGVSRQESLKRILNGRSVCDGCAKRSVNELQFQEMMQRKNCYYLELIKSITPDHVLPGVTRLLSELRSAGIRTAIGSASKNAKEVVERLGIADSIGVIVDGLSVTNSKPAPDVFLHAAKDLNLPPSSCVVVEDAASGIEAALRAGMWAVGLGPEERVGAAHLVLPNLATARWSTIRDALQPQDERTKLVCFE, from the coding sequence ATGACTTCTATTACAACTCTCCCGAATTCGTTCCCGTCCGTTTCTCAATTAATTCGCGGCGTCATTTTCGATCTGGATGGCGTCCTGACCGATACCTCGGAGTTTCACTATCGGGCGTGGCAGCGATTGGCAGATGAAGCAGGTTTGCCCTTCGATCGCGAAGCCAATGAGTCCCTGCGCGGCGTGTCTCGTCAGGAGTCTCTGAAGCGGATTTTGAACGGACGCTCCGTCTGTGACGGCTGCGCGAAGCGGTCGGTGAATGAACTTCAGTTTCAGGAGATGATGCAGCGCAAAAATTGCTATTACCTGGAGCTGATTAAGTCCATCACGCCGGATCACGTTCTGCCCGGTGTCACCCGTTTGCTTTCCGAATTGCGATCGGCTGGAATTCGCACGGCGATCGGGTCTGCCAGCAAGAATGCAAAGGAAGTCGTGGAGCGGCTGGGCATTGCGGATTCGATCGGTGTGATTGTGGATGGTCTGAGCGTTACGAATTCCAAGCCCGCGCCGGATGTATTTCTCCATGCGGCAAAAGATTTGAACCTTCCGCCCTCAAGCTGTGTAGTCGTAGAGGATGCGGCATCGGGAATTGAGGCGGCGCTGCGTGCCGGAATGTGGGCTGTCGGTTTGGGTCCAGAGGAGCGGGTTGGAGCTGCCCATCTGGTTCTCCCTAACCTGGCGACTGCCCGCTGGTCTACTATTCGCGATGCACTTCAGCCGCAGGACGAGCGGACAAAGCTGGTTTGTTTTGAATAA
- a CDS encoding glycoside hydrolase family 65 protein — translation MSAIDWTVIESADPCFNPGQLHHKETVFSLGNGYLGTRGSFEEGYPGACPATLINGVYDDVPLTSPELANSPDWLSLTIIIGDLDTEIRHRFRLDQGIILHYHRSLDLYRGILTRTVRWRSPAGQTLDLEFERFISLDDAHVMALCCRLKAIDFEAPIELHASLNSYADNEGVFHWNCLHQSELENTIGLHLQTKRSQILLGMAAQLIVSDETVSDETVSDEAGSIAEIQSVAIHGCPTLIAKFNARSNQTVTIEKRVTVFTSRDTDAPLAAAQNKLVGLSNYETLRSAHEAAWEKVWQANDVMIEGDLTAQIAIRYNLFQLIAATPREDDRVSIPAKTLTGFTYRGHVFWDTEIFILPFLTYSQPALAKNLLNYRYHTLPGARRKAAALGFEGAMYAWESSDTGDEVTPTWMPGCDGKKLVRIWCGEIEQHISSDIAYAVYQYWQATGDDDWMQARGAEILLDTARFWGSRVEWNEDRHCYEIRNVIGPDEYHEHVDNNAFTNRMVQWHLQKAIRVWTWLCESYPERARELAQQLGMTIERLSHWQTVIDKLWIPQDADRNLIEQFEGFFKLEDVNLADYEPRHKSMQAILGIEGANQRQVLKQADVIMLLYLLRSGAFTDAAEGYDRETLAANWDYYNPRTDHVYGSSLSPAIHAALACEMDSPEEAYEHFMRSVLVDLVDVRGNAAEGIHGASTGGVWQAIVFGFGGIRLTEAGLIAEPKLPKAWTRLKFQLQWRGQTYSFDLRSADSQDDRRDSAAIDSRLDLQRH, via the coding sequence ATGAGCGCGATTGATTGGACGGTTATCGAATCCGCAGACCCGTGTTTTAATCCGGGGCAACTGCATCACAAAGAAACAGTTTTTTCACTGGGAAACGGTTATTTAGGCACACGCGGATCGTTTGAAGAAGGCTATCCCGGAGCCTGTCCTGCCACCCTCATTAACGGCGTTTATGATGACGTACCGCTTACGTCGCCGGAACTGGCAAATTCTCCAGATTGGCTTTCGCTAACTATTATTATTGGCGATCTGGATACAGAGATTCGGCATCGGTTTCGCCTTGATCAGGGCATAATTCTGCACTACCACCGATCGCTTGATTTGTATCGCGGCATTCTGACTCGAACCGTACGCTGGCGTAGCCCTGCTGGACAGACATTAGACCTGGAATTTGAGCGATTCATCAGTCTGGACGATGCCCATGTGATGGCGTTGTGTTGTCGATTAAAGGCGATCGATTTTGAAGCGCCGATCGAGCTTCATGCGAGTCTGAATAGCTATGCGGATAATGAGGGAGTTTTCCACTGGAATTGTCTGCATCAAAGCGAATTAGAAAATACGATCGGTCTGCATCTACAAACGAAGCGATCGCAGATTCTGCTGGGCATGGCGGCGCAGCTTATTGTCTCTGATGAAACTGTCTCTGATGAAACTGTGTCTGACGAAGCGGGTTCTATTGCCGAGATTCAATCCGTCGCGATCCACGGTTGCCCGACCCTAATTGCAAAGTTTAATGCCCGATCGAATCAAACGGTGACGATCGAAAAGCGGGTAACGGTGTTTACCTCTCGCGACACGGATGCGCCTTTAGCTGCGGCTCAAAACAAACTGGTAGGTTTATCGAATTACGAGACGCTGCGATCGGCTCACGAAGCTGCCTGGGAAAAAGTTTGGCAAGCCAATGATGTGATGATTGAAGGCGATCTGACCGCTCAGATTGCGATCCGCTATAACCTGTTTCAGCTCATTGCCGCGACCCCTCGCGAAGACGATCGCGTCAGTATTCCGGCTAAAACGCTGACGGGATTTACCTATCGCGGGCACGTCTTCTGGGACACGGAGATCTTTATTCTGCCGTTCCTCACCTACAGTCAGCCAGCACTGGCGAAGAATCTGCTGAACTACCGCTATCACACCCTACCGGGGGCACGACGCAAGGCAGCGGCTTTGGGCTTTGAGGGCGCAATGTATGCCTGGGAAAGCTCCGATACCGGGGATGAAGTCACGCCGACCTGGATGCCGGGATGCGATGGTAAGAAGCTGGTTCGCATCTGGTGCGGTGAAATTGAGCAGCACATTAGCTCTGATATTGCCTACGCAGTGTATCAATACTGGCAGGCAACGGGGGATGATGACTGGATGCAGGCTCGCGGCGCGGAAATTTTGCTGGATACTGCGCGGTTTTGGGGCAGTCGGGTGGAGTGGAACGAGGATCGCCATTGCTACGAAATCCGCAATGTAATCGGTCCCGATGAATACCACGAGCACGTCGATAACAATGCTTTCACGAATCGGATGGTGCAGTGGCATTTACAGAAAGCGATCCGTGTCTGGACATGGCTGTGTGAATCCTATCCGGAACGGGCGAGGGAACTGGCGCAGCAGCTTGGTATGACGATCGAGCGATTAAGCCACTGGCAAACGGTGATCGATAAGCTGTGGATTCCTCAAGATGCCGATCGCAATCTGATTGAACAGTTCGAGGGCTTCTTTAAACTGGAGGATGTGAACCTGGCGGACTACGAGCCGCGGCACAAATCGATGCAGGCAATTCTGGGCATTGAGGGCGCGAATCAGCGGCAGGTCTTAAAACAGGCGGACGTGATTATGCTGCTCTACCTGCTGCGCTCCGGCGCATTTACCGACGCAGCCGAAGGATACGATCGCGAAACGCTGGCGGCAAACTGGGACTACTACAATCCGCGCACGGATCATGTCTACGGCTCCTCCCTCAGTCCGGCGATTCATGCTGCCCTTGCCTGCGAAATGGACAGTCCCGAAGAAGCCTACGAGCATTTCATGCGATCGGTGCTGGTGGATCTGGTAGATGTCAGGGGCAATGCCGCAGAAGGAATTCACGGTGCTTCGACAGGCGGCGTCTGGCAGGCGATCGTCTTTGGCTTTGGGGGAATTCGTCTCACAGAAGCGGGTCTGATCGCAGAACCGAAGCTGCCAAAAGCCTGGACGCGACTCAAGTTTCAACTGCAATGGCGAGGACAAACTTATTCCTTTGATCTCCGTTCAGCAGATTCACAGGACGATCGGCGGGACAGTGCTGCGATCGATTCTCGGTTGGATTTGCAGAGGCATTAA
- a CDS encoding WD40 repeat domain-containing protein yields the protein MSLSVRKPFSALCPVLRRRFWFAGGTIALLWLGCLVFSQVMTARIDRPVCLLPAPASIPLGLGNCYHRSQQISSLAITAIVQVPDRAELISSRGSYIERWDLATGKRRASWQTPSRITALAVSPDNRILAVAGRDQRIRLWDLEIGILLGEIGTGRVTSLAFSPSGRILASGSRMLRWADGVTSFPGVQFWDVQNAELVDSLGTDPVNAIAFSTDGEFLAVGYQNTRLWRLRRRQPVRVLNSGSVTALEFSPDGEQLITGSSRVKVWDTATGRLQHTLPIGTSDLVISANRQLLATVDGGTVNLWQFGNRSPERLGTLRGSYYSNVAIALDPATGILSTASSDGIRLWSPFQQTQRHVGVQASR from the coding sequence GTGAGCCTATCTGTTCGTAAACCGTTTTCTGCTCTGTGTCCTGTCCTGCGTCGTCGGTTCTGGTTTGCCGGCGGCACGATCGCTCTGCTGTGGCTGGGCTGTCTGGTATTCAGTCAGGTGATGACAGCACGAATCGATCGTCCGGTCTGTTTGTTGCCTGCGCCAGCCAGTATCCCTCTTGGGTTGGGGAATTGCTATCACCGTTCACAGCAAATTTCTAGCCTTGCAATCACTGCGATCGTCCAAGTGCCCGATCGGGCAGAACTGATTAGCAGCAGAGGCAGCTACATTGAGCGATGGGATCTCGCCACAGGCAAACGGCGGGCAAGCTGGCAAACCCCAAGTCGGATTACGGCGCTGGCAGTCAGCCCAGACAACAGAATTCTGGCAGTAGCAGGTAGGGATCAGAGGATTCGCCTGTGGGATCTGGAGATTGGCATTTTGCTGGGCGAGATTGGCACAGGACGAGTTACCAGCCTGGCATTCAGTCCGAGTGGGCGAATCCTGGCAAGCGGCAGTCGGATGCTGCGATGGGCAGACGGTGTAACCAGCTTTCCGGGAGTGCAGTTCTGGGATGTCCAAAATGCGGAGTTGGTCGATTCCCTGGGCACCGACCCCGTGAATGCGATCGCCTTCAGCACAGACGGAGAATTTCTTGCTGTGGGATACCAGAATACTCGGCTCTGGCGACTTCGCCGCAGGCAGCCCGTCCGCGTCCTGAATTCGGGCAGCGTGACCGCACTAGAATTTAGCCCCGATGGAGAACAGCTGATTACGGGCAGCAGTCGTGTGAAGGTCTGGGATACAGCGACAGGTCGCTTGCAGCATACCCTGCCAATTGGGACATCCGATCTGGTTATCAGCGCCAATCGTCAACTGCTGGCAACTGTAGATGGTGGCACGGTGAATCTGTGGCAATTCGGCAATCGTTCCCCGGAACGGCTAGGAACGCTGCGCGGCTCCTACTACAGCAACGTAGCGATCGCCCTCGACCCCGCAACCGGAATACTCTCCACCGCCAGCAGTGATGGAATTCGACTCTGGAGTCCATTCCAGCAGACCCAGCGGCATGTAGGTGTGCAGGCATCCCGATAG
- a CDS encoding peptide ligase PGM1-related protein: MPGMPLSSQLPENSSETIVSADAQAEQFRQLQFQLRERWQTIEHSEEGDCDILVVPSLSLDQQELRKIKGVHHYEERLLFSLIRLRHPKTRLIYITSQPIHQNVIDYYLQLLPGVPFSHARDRLVLLCTYDASHKPLTQKILERPRLVARLQNAIRRDRAYMTCFNSTNLERDLSVKLGVPLLAVDPDLLHWGTKSGSREIFQEAGIPFPDGSDLVWDEDDLAAAAADLWERQPHLKRIVVKLNEGFSGGGNALLDLRPLERVAPGSPSSTRERVDAIFHRFHSLSFQCDTNWENYSSQIPGLGAIVEAFIEGSEKRSPSVQGRITPHGEVEILSTHDQILGGPDGQVFLGCRFPADDAYRLQLQEYGFRVGEVLARKGAIERYGLDFIAVHQPDNPDQPWDLQAIEINLRKGGTTHPFMTLKLLTYGVYDEKTGLFFSQQGKPKFYIATDNLYSKQYHGLLPRDLMDIIAQHHLHFNSTTETGTVFHLIGCLSEFGKLGVTSIGNSPEEAQAIYDRVIAALDEETA, from the coding sequence ATGCCTGGTATGCCTCTTTCCTCCCAGCTTCCCGAGAATTCTTCCGAAACGATTGTCTCCGCAGATGCCCAAGCAGAACAGTTTCGCCAGCTTCAGTTTCAGCTGCGTGAGCGCTGGCAGACGATCGAGCATTCCGAGGAGGGGGACTGCGATATTTTGGTCGTGCCATCCCTGAGCCTGGATCAGCAGGAACTTCGCAAGATTAAAGGCGTGCATCACTACGAGGAGCGGCTGCTGTTTTCCCTGATCCGGCTGCGCCATCCGAAAACGCGGCTGATCTACATTACCTCCCAGCCCATCCATCAGAACGTTATCGACTACTATTTGCAGCTTTTGCCGGGAGTTCCCTTCTCCCATGCCCGCGATCGCCTGGTGCTGCTCTGCACCTATGATGCTTCCCACAAACCCCTGACCCAAAAAATTTTGGAGCGTCCCCGGCTGGTTGCCCGCCTGCAAAATGCCATTCGTCGCGATCGGGCGTACATGACCTGCTTTAACTCCACGAATCTGGAGCGCGATTTATCCGTTAAGCTGGGCGTCCCGCTGCTGGCAGTCGATCCCGATCTGCTCCACTGGGGCACCAAGAGCGGCAGTCGCGAAATTTTTCAGGAAGCTGGAATTCCCTTCCCGGACGGCAGCGATCTGGTGTGGGACGAAGATGATCTCGCCGCAGCAGCAGCCGATCTGTGGGAACGTCAACCCCACCTGAAGCGGATTGTGGTCAAGCTCAACGAAGGCTTTTCCGGTGGCGGCAATGCCCTGCTGGATCTGCGTCCCTTAGAACGCGTTGCGCCCGGTTCCCCCTCCTCGACCCGCGAACGAGTGGATGCCATTTTCCATCGGTTTCACAGCCTCAGCTTCCAGTGCGATACCAACTGGGAAAACTACAGCAGTCAGATCCCCGGCTTAGGCGCGATCGTTGAAGCTTTTATTGAGGGCAGCGAGAAGCGATCGCCCAGCGTGCAGGGACGCATTACCCCCCACGGCGAAGTCGAAATCCTTTCTACCCACGACCAAATTTTGGGTGGTCCCGACGGGCAGGTATTTTTGGGCTGTCGGTTTCCTGCCGATGATGCCTACCGCTTACAGCTTCAGGAATACGGCTTTCGCGTTGGAGAAGTGCTTGCCCGCAAAGGCGCGATCGAGCGATACGGACTGGATTTCATTGCCGTCCACCAACCCGACAACCCGGATCAGCCGTGGGACTTACAGGCGATCGAAATTAACTTGCGGAAGGGCGGCACCACTCACCCATTTATGACGCTGAAGCTGCTCACCTACGGCGTGTACGACGAAAAAACCGGACTCTTCTTCAGTCAGCAGGGCAAACCCAAGTTCTACATTGCCACCGACAACCTGTACAGCAAGCAGTACCACGGACTCCTGCCCCGCGACCTGATGGACATCATTGCCCAGCATCATCTGCACTTCAACAGCACCACTGAAACCGGAACCGTCTTCCACCTGATCGGCTGTCTCTCCGAGTTCGGCAAATTAGGCGTCACCAGTATCGGCAACTCTCCCGAAGAAGCACAGGCAATTTACGATCGGGTGATTGCGGCGCTGGATGAGGAAACGGCGTGA